In Thermodesulforhabdus norvegica, a single window of DNA contains:
- a CDS encoding glutaredoxin family protein: MSDQVKVYALSTCIHCRNTKEFLKKCGVEYDCVDVDTLTGEERDRIVEEVRRLNPELTFPTVVIGDRIIVGFKEKELREALGLDED, translated from the coding sequence TTGAGCGATCAGGTAAAGGTTTATGCTCTTAGCACCTGCATTCACTGCAGGAACACGAAGGAGTTTTTGAAGAAATGTGGAGTAGAATACGACTGTGTTGATGTTGATACTCTTACAGGGGAGGAGCGGGATCGGATTGTTGAAGAAGTTCGCCGCCTTAACCCGGAGCTCACATTTCCAACCGTTGTTATAGGGGACAGGATAATCGTAGGCTTTAAAGAAAAGGAACTTCGTGAAGCCCTGGGGCTTGATGAGGACTGA
- a CDS encoding hybrid sensor histidine kinase/response regulator codes for MYPFADTSARNGENRLPPLVTPFALFVILLLFLALGFCFVSIRRKNRLLKGLQKDLEDQRRENRSLTDKLFQAQMRFQSFFNFMPIALLLIDEEGIICQSNARACHDFGFKLDGRRLRDLIDPEEAEKLELALDCVLGGFNQSLTVSMMGVSRKMPCRIMLAPITGESTPRVLCALFDESERIDLENRIRERTRLLEKVIDGIPVATFMIDTTGKVLIWNRASELITGIGRDEVIGKMLDLKPLFGGRELPVPALLLLEHSPEEIGAKFRGRIRQHDQFPNAVEARGMIFAGREERYVHIVAAGIHDDEGKLIGVVQCAKDVTEELRLRENVFQIQKMEAIGRLVSGIAHDLNNALTVILGGCDLLGICLDDRENAERYLQEIRGAVQRAGKLVERLLGYSKRQRFLPRTVDINENVRNAVSSIADALGEDITVELQLDSRPILCRVDPFHLEQSVVNLIVNAREAISSGGRITVTTGIEKIDKTLTIHHFSVPRGVYARISVSDNGSGIEKEILKHIFEPYFTTKKGGSGLGLAMVYGFVNQSGGHITVDSTVGKGTTFTIYLPLVAADQENFDNSGNNQKVKNILVVEDDPTIREILQSTLSSAGYAVRTADSFEQALTLFQEGSASFDLLIVDVVLPDRSGWEVAEALLKIKPDLKVLYMTGYNGQYLEKLGLTHEKLKQIIQKPFTTDELLRRIKEIS; via the coding sequence ATGTACCCCTTTGCAGATACTTCTGCTAGGAACGGGGAGAATCGCCTGCCGCCCCTTGTCACCCCCTTTGCGCTTTTTGTCATTTTGTTACTTTTTCTCGCCCTGGGCTTTTGTTTTGTGTCCATCAGGCGCAAGAACCGCCTTTTGAAGGGCCTTCAGAAGGATCTGGAAGATCAAAGGAGGGAAAACAGGTCGCTCACGGACAAACTCTTTCAAGCCCAGATGCGCTTTCAATCTTTCTTCAATTTCATGCCTATCGCCCTTCTTCTAATCGACGAAGAAGGAATCATCTGTCAGAGTAATGCCAGGGCCTGTCATGATTTTGGCTTTAAACTTGATGGAAGGAGATTGAGGGACCTGATCGATCCTGAGGAAGCCGAAAAATTGGAGCTTGCACTGGATTGTGTCCTAGGTGGCTTTAATCAATCGCTTACTGTCTCAATGATGGGGGTCAGCAGAAAAATGCCCTGCCGAATAATGCTGGCTCCGATTACCGGCGAATCCACCCCAAGGGTGCTCTGTGCGCTTTTCGATGAATCAGAACGCATCGATCTTGAAAACCGAATCCGTGAGCGAACCCGACTTCTGGAAAAGGTGATTGACGGTATTCCCGTGGCAACCTTCATGATAGATACAACGGGTAAGGTGCTGATATGGAACAGAGCTTCCGAACTGATAACGGGTATCGGACGAGACGAAGTTATTGGAAAAATGCTTGACCTGAAACCCCTTTTTGGAGGAAGAGAACTTCCCGTTCCTGCCCTTTTGCTTCTGGAGCATAGCCCTGAGGAGATAGGAGCAAAATTTAGAGGTCGAATCAGGCAGCATGATCAATTCCCGAATGCCGTAGAAGCTCGGGGGATGATCTTTGCAGGCAGAGAAGAACGCTATGTTCACATAGTGGCCGCAGGAATTCATGACGATGAGGGAAAACTGATTGGCGTCGTGCAGTGTGCTAAGGATGTTACGGAAGAGTTAAGGTTAAGGGAAAATGTCTTTCAAATTCAGAAAATGGAAGCAATAGGAAGACTGGTATCGGGGATTGCCCACGATTTAAACAATGCATTAACCGTCATTCTCGGAGGGTGTGATCTTCTGGGCATATGCCTGGACGACAGGGAAAATGCCGAGAGGTATCTTCAGGAAATTCGCGGAGCCGTACAACGAGCGGGGAAGTTGGTTGAACGATTGCTGGGCTACAGCAAACGCCAGCGCTTCTTACCCCGAACGGTTGACATCAATGAAAATGTCAGAAATGCCGTGAGCAGCATAGCCGACGCTCTGGGTGAAGACATTACCGTTGAACTGCAACTGGATTCCCGACCGATCCTCTGCCGTGTCGATCCCTTCCATCTGGAGCAGTCAGTGGTGAATTTAATCGTAAATGCCCGGGAAGCCATTTCTTCAGGTGGCAGGATTACCGTAACCACGGGTATTGAAAAAATTGATAAGACCTTGACAATACATCACTTTTCGGTTCCAAGGGGAGTTTATGCCAGGATTTCCGTTTCTGATAATGGTTCCGGGATAGAAAAAGAGATTTTGAAACACATATTTGAGCCCTATTTTACTACCAAAAAGGGTGGATCCGGACTTGGACTGGCAATGGTTTACGGCTTCGTTAACCAGAGCGGTGGTCACATCACTGTGGACTCGACCGTCGGAAAGGGAACGACCTTCACGATCTATCTCCCCCTTGTCGCTGCAGATCAGGAAAACTTTGATAACTCCGGTAATAACCAAAAGGTGAAGAATATTCTGGTCGTTGAGGACGATCCCACAATCCGGGAGATCCTGCAATCAACCTTAAGCAGTGCAGGATATGCGGTGAGAACCGCCGATTCCTTTGAACAGGCGCTTACCCTTTTTCAGGAAGGTTCGGCATCTTTCGATTTGCTAATTGTTGATGTGGTTTTGCCTGACCGTTCTGGGTGGGAAGTGGCCGAAGCTCTCCTGAAGATAAAACCGGACCTTAAAGTATTATACATGACCGGTTATAACGGCCAATATCTGGAAAAACTCGGGCTGACCCACGAAAAATTAAAGCAAATAATTCAAAAGCCCTTCACAACGGACGAGCTTCTAAG